The Hydrogenispora ethanolica nucleotide sequence CCAATTACCGGCTGCACGTCAAAAGTCCGGTGAATGGCGGTACGATTATTCGAATCATTATTCCCAAGGATTGGGAGGGTCGGGAGACAGATGCGAATCGTTGTGGTTGAAGATGAACTCCGTACCCGGAGAAGTATTATTAAGTTGCTCACCAAGCTCAATCCCGATTACCGGGTGGTTGGCGAGGCCGAGGACGGCGCCGCGGGTCTGACGGTGATCGAGCAGACCGCGCCGGATCTGGTCATTACGGACATCAAAATGCCCAATATCGACGGCTTGGAGATGATCAAGACACTGAAGCTGCGGAACGCGGATCTTCGCAGCAAATTCCTCATTCTCAGCGGCTATGCCGAGTTCGAATATGCCCAACAGGCATTGAAACTGGGGCTGGTTGAGTACCTGTTAAAACCGATCACCGTCCCTGAATTGATCGCCAGCCTTCAAAGTATCGAGCGGATGCTGGCCAAGGAGCAAGAGGCCGCCGGGATGCTGGCGGCGCGGTCGGAACCGCCGGAGAAACTTTTGGGAAAGATCATGATGGACCAAGGCAATTCGCCGGCGGATATCGGGAAACTGGCCCAGCATTTTGAGCAAGTTGCCGCTGTCCGGTGGTCCCTGGGATTAATCCGCTTTGAGCCGGATGTGCCAGAGCCGGAGCAGGAGGATTGGGTCGCCGAGTTGACCAGGCTGATCGGGGATGACAGCTGGGGCGAACTGCGGCCGTTGCTGGCCGCCAACAAGCCCCGGAGGGAACTGGCGTTACTTTTTCCACAGCAGGCGGCGGGCTCCGGCGCTAGCTTCATGGGAAAGCTGCGGAGTCACTGCGCGGATCACTGGTCCGGCGAGGTGGTGGCCGGCTATGCGGAGCTGGACGGGTTGGAGACGATCGGCCGGACGTATCTGTGGATCAGCGCTAACCTGAAGTGGAATCTGGTATTGGAGGATATCGTTTTCCAGGAGAAGGTGGCGCTGTTCAAGCCGGAGCAATTTATATATCCCACCGAGATGGAGATCAAAATCACCCAGCGGATTGCGACTTTGAATTTTGGGGACCTTTTCGACGAGCTGGAACAGTTTTTTGGCCGCCTCAAGGCGCGTTTATTCCATCCCGACGATTTGCGAGAGGCGGTCACCCGGCTGACGGGAGCGGTGCTCTATGCGATCCAGCGGGAACGGGCTGAAATGAATGACCAGGTCAAAAACACCTTGATTATCAGCAGGATGGACCAGTGTCTTTGGCTCGGAAATAAGCGGAAAATCCTGGAGGATCTCCTCCGCCAGGTGGCCGGGGAATGCAGCCGGAAAGTCAGCCAGTATAACCTGGTGATCCGGAAAACCCTGAAGATCATCGAGAAAGAGTACCATCTGGATCTCTCCTTGGAGTATCTGGCGGGAAAGCTGCACATCACGCCGGAGTATTTAAGTGCGCTTTTCGCACGGGAAACCGGGAAAAATCTCATCGCTTACCTGACCGAATACCGGATCGAAAAATCAAAGGATCTGTTGTTGAGCCGGCAGTATAAGATTTACGAGATCGCCAAAATGGTGGGATATTCCGACGTCAAATACTACTGCAAAGTCTTCAAGAAGATCACCGGGCATTCGGCGGGAGACTATCTGAAGCTGTCTTGTTAACGCATTGCAAGAAATCAGGAGAAATGGATCTTTTTGTCATGATTGGCGCGAAAAAATAACGAAGCGGCGTTTCGTATGCAGAAAATTAACCAATCGTTTTCCGTGGGGCCTATCGCAAACATAAAGCATAGCCCCATTTTTGTTTAAAAAATTGCACCTTTATAAAGGATTTCGGATTTATCGTTTTACAGAACCGTAATAAAATGAAATTGTTCCAGAAACAAGAAAAAAGGAGTGGAAAAGTTGAAAAAGGCAAACAAAAAAATCTTGTCCGTGTTGTTTGTGTTGGTCATGGGGCTCTCTTTAACGGCGGCCAACGCCGCGGCGCCCAAAGTCAAGCTGAGAATGTGGAATATCTTCCCCGGCGCGGTTCAAGACGCCTTCAAGTCGATCGTGCATGATTATAATGCTTCGCAGGACAAAGTGGAAGTGGTTCCGGAGTATATTCCGCTGCCGGAATTGAAAAAGCAGCTCTCCATCGGCATGGCGGGCGATGATCTTCCCGACCTGGTCACGGTGGACAATCCGGATCAGGCGGCGTTTTCGGCCATGGGCGTCTTCGAGGACATCACTCAGCGCCTGGCCAAGTGGAAACAAGTGAACAAGTTCTTCAAAGGGCCGATCCAATCCACCATTTACAACAAAAGACAGTACGGGTTGCCGTTTTACAGCAATTGTCTCGCCCTTTTCTACAATGAAACCATGCTACAGGAAGCCGGCGTGAAGCCGCCCCGCAACTTCGGGCAAGTCATGGAAGCGACCAAGAAACTGACCACCAAGGAGCACTACGGTCTGGCCATCTGCGCGGCGCGGAGCGAGGAAGGGACCTTCCAATTCCTGCCCTGGCTGATCGCGTCCGGCGGGAATTTCGCCAAGCTTGACGATGCCAAAGCGACCCGCGCGCTTCAGATGTGGACCGATTTGGTGAAAAAAGGATACATGAGCAAAGAAGTGATCAACTGGGGACAGCCGGATGTTGAGAAACAGTTCGCTGCGGGCAAAGCGGCCATGATGATCAATGGCCCGTGGCAGATTTCCAATCTCAAGAAGGACGCTCCCGATCTGAAGTGGAACGTGGCCCTCTTCCCGAAAGATAAAAAGGAAGCCTCGGTGCTCGGCGGTTACAACATCGCGATTCTCAAGGGCAAACAAGTGAATGAAAGCTTCCAATTCCTGACCTATCTCTGCAGTAAGAATGTGATGGCCAAGTTCTGCAGGCTGTCGGGGCATCTGCCGGCCCGGAGCGATGTCGCTCAGGATGATACCTGGCAAAAGGATCCAATCCTGAAAACCTTTATGGATCAAATGAAATACGCGATGCCGCGGGGACCCCATCCCAAATGGCCGGAGTTCTCCGGGGCCATCCAGATTGCTATCCAGGAAGCCCTCTCCGGATTCAAAACACCGGCCCAAGCGCTGAAGGATGCCTCCAAAAAAGTGAATATCGTGCAATAAGTTCTTTCATCAGGCTGGGTTCATTGCTTCGAATGAGTGGCCCAGCCTGATTCAGTCAAGACAAGATGCGGGGGATGTTTCTCATCCCCCACAGCCAAGCGGCTGAAAAAACCCGAAATTGGCCGGGGTTGGTTTGCGAAACCGGTTTCCGTTGAGCCGAATCCTTGGCAAAAGAGAGCCGGATGGATTGGAATGGATGAATTGAGGGGACTGCCTCAATCTTCTTCAGGATACCCAAAAATGTTTGAAGCATCGTTCGATAAGTTGAAATAAATACGGCCAATCGTTGTTTATTTCAAACTTATGAATCAAGGAAATATGTTGCAATCGCCAAAGTTATGCAAAGAACTGATTGCAACGTTTATCGATTGGGGTGGGATGATTATGAAAAAATCTCGAGCGGAAGCCGGGGATTGGGCGAAGTATCTGTTTGTACTGCCGGCGCTGCTGTTTATGTTGGCCTTTATCGGCTATCCGATTATTTATAACATAATCCTGAGCCTGCGGGACGTCAGCGTGATGACGTTTCAAAATGCCAAGGAACTGGTGGGCCTCAGGAATTATGTGCAGCTTTTCACCGAGTCGAATGGCATTTTGAACCTTTCGATCCTGAACACTTTCTTTTATACGGCGGTCTGTCTGATCTTCCAGTTTTCCATCGGGTTCGCTTTCGCCATCTTTTTCGCGCTGAGGTTCCGCTATGCCAGCTTTCTGCGCGGGCTGGCGATGATCGCCTGGATGGTGCCGATGACCATCACCGGCCTGATGTTTAAGTACATGTTGAGCCCGAGCGGCGGCTTGATCAATGAGATCCTGATGGCGCTGCACCTGGTCAAGGAGCCGGTGGAGTGGCTGATCAACGGGAAAACCGCGATGTGGGGCATTATCATCACCAATATCTGGGTGGGCATACCCTTCAATATGATCCTCCTGGCCACCGGGATCACCACGATACCCGAGAGCGTCTATGAGAGCGCCAATATTGACGGAGCCAATTTCCTGCAGAAGTTTTTCTGCATTACGGTTCCGATGATCCGGCCGGCGATCATGTCCGTGCTGACCCTGGGCTTTATCTATACCTTCAAAGTGTTCGACCTGGTCTTCATCATGACCAACGGCGGGCCGGTCAATGCGACGGAGGTACTCTCCACCTTGGCGTACCGGATGTCTTTCGTGGAGTTTAACTTCAGCAAAGGCGCGACGGTATCCAATGTCCTGTTCATCATCCTGTTCTTCGTCGGCCTTTTCTACTTACGCCTGATCCGCCAGAATGAGGAGGTCATGTAGATGAAATCACCCGCCTGGAGACTATCGGACCAGCACCGGGAGTGGCTCTTGAACGGAATCGCCATTGCGATCTGCGCTGTCTTTCTCTTCCCCATCTATTGGCTGATCGTGACCTCGCTCAAGACGGAGGCGGAGATCTTCCGGACGCCGCCCACCTTATTCCCGACGGCGGTGCAGTTTAAGAACTACATCGTCGAATCCAGCGGCGGCTTCAGCATCTACCGCTCCTTCTTCAACAGCATGCTGATCTCGCTCAGCACGATGGTCATCTCGATGGCCCTCTCGACGCCGGCCGCCTATGGCATGGCCCGCTACAACATGTCGTTCAAAAAGACCATGCTGCTTTTGTTCCTGGTTACGCAGATGATGCCGCCGACACTGATCCTGACCCCGCTGTTCATCATCTTTAAGCAAGCGCGGGTGCTCAACACCTATCTGGCGCCGATCATCGCCGACTGCACCATCGCCATCCCGTTCAGCGTCCTCACCCTCCGGACCTACTTCCTGTCGATCCCCAAGGAGCTGGAGGAGTCGGCCCGGATCGACGGCTGCAACAAATTCGTGGCCTTTATGAGAATCATGATTCCGGTGTCCTATCCCGGCGTCATTGTGTCGGCGGCTTTCTCATTCCTGTTCGCCTGGGGCAACCTGATCTATCCGCTGACCTATCTCACCAATCAGGCGATGCGCCCGTTGACCGCGGGAATCTATAACTTCATCATTGCCGAGTACGGCATCAGTTGGAACCGGGTGATGGCTTTCGGGGTCCTGACGGTGCTCCCGGTCATCGTCATCTTTATCAGCTTGCAAAAATACCTGGTTGGCGGTCTAACCACCGGCACCGTCAAAGGATAATAGGAGGAACAGCCAATGTCGAATCAAACAAGCGCCAACGAAGCAAAGTATGGGCCGTTAAAATGGACGAAGAACGCCGCTGCCGTGCAAAACCAAAAGGGCGGCATCTTTGTGAACGTGGCCAAATTCCCGAAGATCACCGAGCTGAAGGAGGTTGCCTTTTTACTGGCCCAACGGGTCAAGAGCTACCGCAGGGAGCAGAACGCCGTGGCCTTTCAGGTCGAGGGGAAATTCTACCGCCAAGCGCCGCAATACCGTTACCTGGATTTCCGGCCGATGCACGACGAGTTGCCCAACACCCGGAATCTCTGCGTCCGGCTGAGCTTTCTCAATGACGATGTGGTGCGGATCCAGCTGGCCGAGGGCATGGCGGTCCCGGAGAACCGGACCGAGATGATCGGCGATTGTCAGTACGAACCGGTCCAGCTGGCGGTGGTGGAAGACGCGGCGGAAGTTGTCATCTCCACCCGCCGGATTACGGTGCGGATCCATAAAGAACCTTGGAACCTGACGATCAGCGACTGCGCCGGCAAGATCTTTTACAAACAATTCAGCGGCGACGAGCATTCGTTCATGAAATACGAGGTTTGCCCGTTCGGCTTTTTGTATGACCGCGACCATCAGGAGAAATTCAGCTGCGAGGGGGTTTATTTCGACGATGCCGAACATTTTTACGGTTTTGGGGAGAAATTCGGCGCTCTCGACAAGAAGGGCCAGACCTTGAACCTCTGGAACGCCAATGCGATGGGGACCAATACCGAGCGCAGCTATAAAAATATCCCCTTCTTCATCAGTTCCCGGGGCTATGGGGTCTTTTACAACACTTCCTACAAGCTAAACTGCGATATGGGCAATTCGCTCTACAAAGCCTATTCCATCATGAGCGGCGATCCGGCGCTGGACTTTTTTGTGATCCATGGGCCTTCGATCAAGGAGATCCTGCCGCGCTACACTGCCATCACCGGCAAGCCGGTGATGCCGCCCAAATGGTCTTTCGGCCTGTGGATGAGCAAGATCAGCTACGGCTCCCGGGAAGAGGTGGAAGGGGTCGCCAAGAAGCTGCGCGAGCGCCAGATTCCCTGCGACGTCATTCATATCGACACCGACTGGTTCGACGAGAGCTGGGTCTGCAACTGGAAATTCTCCGAAAAGCGTTTCCCCAAGGTGGCCGAGATGATCGCCGACCTGAGCCGGGACGGTTTTAAGATCTCCCTGTGGCAGCTGCCCTACGTCGAGAAAGGCAATCTGACGGTCAATGACGTCTATGAAGAGGGCATGGCCAAAGGCTACTTCGCCTGCGCCGGCGATGGCGAGCTGGAGTTCCCGCACGGCCTGATCGATTTCTCCAATCCCGAGGCGGTGGACTGGTACCAGCACAAACTGCTCCAACCGCTGCTGGAATTGGGGATCAAAGCGATTAAGGTCGATTTCGGCGAGTCGGCGCCGGCCTCCTATACCTATCAGAATTGCGACGGCAAGGCCATGCACAATCTGTACGCCTTGCTCTACAATAAAGCGGCCTACGAGGCCACGGCGGAGGTCTACGGCGAGGAAGACGCGGTGATCTGGGCGCGCAGCACCTGGGCGGGTTCGCAGAAGTATCCGGTCCACTGGGGCGGCGACGCCGGAACCGACTTCCACGGGCTGGCTTCTTCGATCAAGGGCGGGCTCGGCTTCGGTTTGTCGGGATTCCCGTTCTGGAGCCACGATATCGGCGGTTTCTGGTTCGATACCAACCCGGTGCTGTTCGCACGCTGGACCCAAGTGGGCATGTTCAGTTCCCATGCCCGGACTCACGGCTTCTTCACCCGGGAACCCTGGGACTTCGGACCGGAAGTGGAGGCGATCTTCAAGAAGTATACCGAACTGCGCTACCGGCTGATCCCCTATATCTATTCATCGGCGCGGCAATGCGTGGCGGAGAGCCTGCCGCTCTTCCGGGCCCTGGTCCTCGAGTACCAGGACGATCCGGCGGTGGCCGGGATCGACAGCCAGTATCTCTTCGGCGAGTCCTTCCTGGTGGCGCCGATCCTCAATGAGGAGAACGTCCGCTCGATTTACCTGCCGGAAGGAATCTGGACCGACTATTGGGACGGCACCCAGTATCAAGGCAAGCAATGGCTGACCTATGAGGCGGGCCTCGACAAGCTGCCGCTCTTTGTCCGGGCCAACGCGATCATTCCCATGGGCCCGCTGATGAACTATATCGACGAGCGGGAATGCGACCCGATCACGCTCGACCTCTACCCGGTCGGCGGCCAGTCCCGTTTCGGGATCGTCGATACCGATCAAAACCGGATCCAAGTGACGCTGCAGGCCGATGAGAGCATCCGGGTCACGGTGTCGCCTTCGGAGCATCACTTCCTTTTGGAGCTGCACAATACCGGCGCGGTGACCGGGGTGACGGTGAACGGTGCGCCGGTGCCGGTAGCGGCGAACGATCCCCAAGCTCCCTGCCACCGGAACGGCCGGGGCCTGACCATCCGGGCCGAGGGCCAATCCGACCGGGAATTGGTGATCGTCGTTCAGAAAGCCTGACCGTTTTGCGCCGGGGCGACCCGCCCCGCGATGTTGCAACAAGAGAGAGCTCATCCTCGCCTGACTCCGGTCAGGCAGGGATGGGCTCTCTTTGATCAAAGCCGCGCTCCGCGGGGCGCAAACGGAAGGGGATGGCCGGCACAAACTACCGGTACCTGAAAGAGTTGGAGTCCGACTCGATTACCTGATGTGATCATAAAACCGTTTCCATTCTGGACCCGGACCGGCTCCGGGAGTTGTCCACCCGGCCTTCCGGAGGTGGCCGGGTGGACAGCGCGCGGGAATGAATCTCCGTTCCAGACTTTAAAAACCGGGAGAGTCGCCGGCGGGAACGGCCGGCTGGGGAGATTCGGTTTGGGGCCTGGATTCCGAAGGAACGGCGGTGCCGGCATGGGGCTCATTCCCGGCCGGCAAAGACTCCGCTGGCGGCGTGGCCGAACCAGGGAGAGGCTCCGGAACGGAAACTCCATTGACTGCAGAGTCCGGCTGCGGTACCCGGGAGCGGGGCGGTGCGGACAGAGGACGCCGGAGCGGTTTATCCAAATGAAAGTAAGCCTCTAGGATTTTCCGGGCAATGGGCGCGGCGCCGCCACTGCCCGAGCCGCCCTGTTCGACAAAGACCACGATGACGATCCGCGGCCGGCGGGCCGGGGCATAACATGCGAACACGCCGGAATTGTCGTAGGGCGGCTTTTGGGCGGTACCGGTTTTGCCGGCGATGGGATACCGCTCTATCGGGAAGCCTCGGAATGCCGAGGCAGCAGTGCCGCCGTCGCCGATCACTTCCATCAGCCCCTCCTGGATAATCGCCTGGACATCTGGGGGCAGCTTCAGATCCTGGACGACTTGAGGCGCGAATTTCGCCACCGGACGGCCGGCGGCCGAGGTAATCTTGGAGACCAGGCGCGGCCGGTACAGCTTGCCGCGATTGGCGAGCGCCGCGTAAACCTGGGCTAATTGCAGGGGAGTGACCGTAAGATAGGTCTGGCCGATCCCAAACATCTTCGTCTCAATGTCGAACCAAGTCTTTTCCCTGGTATGCTTGCGTTTCCATTCGGGATCCGGCACCAGGCCCGAAGCCTCCCCCGGATACAGTTGAAGGCCGGTCGGCTTCCCCAGGCCGAAGGCGCGGCTGTATTTGGCCAGGATCTCCGGACCCACCCGGCTGCTGAGTTCGCCCATGACGATATTGCAGGAATTTTTTAAACCGTCAATCACATTCTCCCGGAAATGCGCCTTCGGCCCGAAGCGGTTGGTAACCGTCCAACATTTAAAGTTCTGGCCGTAAACCGGGTCAAAGCCGTTGCAGTAGAACTGATCGTCGAGGGTGACCTTATGCTCCATGAGGGCGGACAGGACGGTAAGCGGTTTAAACGTCGAGCCCGGAGCGAACTCTCCCTGGATCGTCCGGTTGGTGAGCGGGTGCAGGGGATTCTGATAGATCGAATCGGCGACTTCCCGGGACATGACCCCGCTGAACCAGTTGGGGTCAAACCCGGGCTTGCTCACCATGGCCAGAATATCGCCGTTCCGGGGATCCAGGGCGAGCACTGCCCCGGATTTGGCATTCTTCCACTGGGTATATTTTTGGAGCCAGGCCAGCTGGGCGTCGAGCGCTTTCTCGGCCGCGGCCTGGAGCTTTAGATCGATGGTCAAATGCAGATCATAGCCGGGAACAGGCTCCCGGTTCTCCAATAGCCGCAAGGGACGGCCGTGAATATCGGCCTCGTAAATCTTGCCGCCGCCGCTTCCGCGCAAAAAATCCTCATAGGTGCGTTCCAATCCGGTTTTGCCGATCGGGTCGCCGGGATGATAGCCCTTATCCCGGAGCTGCAGGAGTTCCTGGAGATCGATCTCCCGGGTATAACCGAATAAATGGCAACCCAGCTCCCGGTAGGGGTAAAAACGGATCGGCACCTCATCCACTTCCACCCCGGCCAAGTTCAGTTGGGCTTCCTTAAGACGAATGACGGTGTCCGGATCGAGATTTTTCATGATCGGCACGTACTGGTAGTCGCTCCGGGGATATTTGGGGTTGGGCTGGAGCTTCGTCCGCAATTCGGCGGGGGTGAGCTTCAGGATTTTGCACAGCAGCGCAAGCTCTTCCGGCTTATCCTCAATATCTTCGGGAACGACCGAGACATGATGGGAGAACTGGCTGGTTGCCAAAATTTTGCCCTTGCGGTCGTAAATCATCCCGCGCGGAGCATTGATCCTAACGACCCGGGTCTGGTTCTGCCGCGATTTTACCATAATCGCCGAACCTTCCATGATCTGAAGCTGCCACAACCGGATCAATAGGACCGCGAAGACAATCAGGACGAGTCTGGAAAGATATTTGAACTTGCTCTCGAAATTCTTCAGCGCGCCGTATTCCATCCCATGATTGGGCCTCCTGCATTAAAATCCGTGCCGCCGGACGGGGTTTTCTGTTGATTATATGTCTAGGAAAAGCGGTTTAACTCATCTTCCGCATACCATATTTTGTAATCCGCGGAAACTCACTCCAAAACACTGGCGGAACCAAAAATAAAGTCCATCGCCCGCGCGGCGCAAGGATGTCCATCCGCGACAGCCCCCGCCGCAAAACGATAATACCAGGGTAGTCATTTTTAAACCGGAATATACATGGCTTCGTCCGGAACCATTCTAATGAAGACATTGGAATGCATCGAGCCAAGCGGACCGCTTTTAACGTTTCTGTTCCGGAAGCGGGGAACCGGCTTCGCAGGCGCTTTGCCGCCCGAGATGATTGGCGCGGATTTCTCATTGAAGTCCAGGCTTTTTGGGACCGGGAATTTTAACCGGCGCGCCGGAAATAACACCCGCCCCGCCGGACGCATATGCTATGGGTATACCGATCGGTGCGGGAGGCATGGTAATGGCGGAATATGAATCTTTCTCCGGTGTGATTACCCGGATCGATGATTTTTGGGTGGGGAACGGCCGGCAAGCGGGTTGTTATAAGCTGATGTCGGTCGAGAATAGCAGCGGCAACCGGGTCGATTTTGTGGTGGCTCCGGCCACTTATTTCGTCGATCACACGATGGTGAGCGTGGGGGATACGGTCACCGGGTTTTACGACACGAGCATGGCGGCGCCGGCCATTTATCCGCCCCAATTCCGGGCGGTAGTGATGGCGCGGGACGTCCCGGGCCAGAGTGTGAAGGTCGACTATTTTAACGATCAGCTGCTGAGCGGGGACGGCACTTTAAAACTGAATCTCGCTCCATCGACCGGGGTCCTGATCCAAAATGGCCAGGCTTTTACCGGAACTCCCGCCAATCGCGATCTCATCGTAGTTTACGGCCCAACCACCCGGAGTATCCCCGCTCAGACCACGCCCTCGCAGATCATTGTGATTTGCGAACGCTGACGCATATCCGGCCGGACCCGCCGGAGGAGTTTCATCCGCCGGCGCCCCCGGGAAACGCCATTTTAATTTTTCCGTTGGGAGTAAAGCGCCGGAAGTGAAAACTGCCAAGTTTCTCTTTTTGGAGACAGTCCAAGCCCCGGTTGAAGGCGCGGCCCTTCAAATCGCCGCCGACGGCATGCTGTTGTTTGGTATTGGAGCTCTGAATCGCGGCATTCGTCCCGCCGGCGCTGTCGGTTCCGCAACCGCTGGCCACTTGGGTGGCGGAGGATGTTCCCACGGCCCGATTCAATTGGTTGTTGATGACGATAACGATCTCGTGATCGTCTTTATAGTCGCCCGAACGATTGTGAGGCTGAGACTGATAACCTTTCATATCGAGATTCTTGGCCTTTCCCTGGGCCCCCACGCTCTGTTGCTGCAGGGTGTTGGACGAATCGATGGCGGCGTTATTTCCGGCCGCGCTGTTTCTGCCGGCGCCGCTGGCGATCTGGGTTGTATTGGGCGAATGGGTAATCTGGTTATTGATGATGATTACAATTCTCTTTTGTCCCGCTACGGACTCGGTAGTAATTGGTTTTCCGTCTTTATCGATGGTGATCCTGATCTTTTCATCGATGTCTGCCAATTTCACCAGTCCTCCCTCCGTTTTATATATCCTATGCAACGGAATGGAAAGACGAAATGCAATCATCGGCATATCAGTGTATCGGCATGCGAGACAAAACAATAACAGCTGGCGGCGTACGGGGGGAGGCCGGGCCTCCGTTTCGGGCCGGGCGGATAAACTCCGATTTCATTTCATTTGCATTCGGCTTTTCTATGCAAACGGCTTTGTTAAAAGTCGTTGCATTCGGAATGCAAATCTTAGTTCAGAAATTTATTTCATCTGATAGGGTTCAAAAATATTCTCAGCAATATTTTAAAGATCCGGCTATTGACTTAGAGTAAACTCTAAGAAATATACTAAAAATATCACCCGGAAGGCGTTTTTGAATCTGATTCGTTTCCGTCAATCCGCTCCAGGGGGGACCAAGCCTACTAAAAACGTTTGAATCGAAAAAGCGTCCTGGAAACAGTTTTGAAACGACTTTATCCCTTGCTTTTCTGAGCTTTTGTGAACGCCCCGACCTTCGGACGGGGTTTTTCACGACGCTTTAGACGTTAATGCCTGTCGCCGGGCGCTGCCGTTCTGTTGGCTGCGATCGTCGCGGCAGACCAAAATAGGGCATCCATCAAGAACTGGAGGAATGAATATGTTATACCGAAAATTCGGCAAGACCGGCGAAACGGTTTCCGCTTTGGGATTCGGCTGCATGCGGCTGCCGATCCGGGACGACGATCCCAGCCATATCGATGAGGCCGAGGCGATCCGGATGATCCGCTACGCCATTGACGCGGGCGTTAATTATGTGGATACCGCCTATCCCTATCACGGCACCGGTTTTACGCACGGCGGATCCAGCGAGCCGCTGGTCGCCAAGGCGCTCAAGGACGGTTACCGCGAGCGGGTCAAACTGGCGACCAAGCTTCCCAGTTGGCTGATTCAGAGCCGCGCCGACATGGACCAATACTTGGACGAGCAATTGGAGCGGCTGGAGACGGACCATATCGATTTCTACCTGGTGCATTCGTTGAATGTCAGCTCCTGGGCGACGGTAAAGCAGTTCGGCATTGCCGAATTTCTGGACCAGGCGCTGAGGGACGGCAGGATTAAGTACGCCGGCTTCTCCTTCCACGATCGGCTCCCGCTCTTCAAGGAGATCGTCGACGCCTACGACTGGTCGTTCTGCCAGATCCAATACAATTATCTGGACGAAAACTACCAGGCCGGCACGGAGGGCCTGGAGTACGCGGCGCAGCGCGGCTTGGGCATGGTGATCATGGAGCCGTTGCGCGGCGGAAAGATCGTGAATCTCCCCCAGGCGGCCCGGGATGTTTTGGAGCGGACCGGCAGCGGGCGCACCCCGGCGGAATGGGGTTTGCGCTGGGTATGGAATAGCCCGGAAGTATCGGTGGTCCTGAGCGGCATGACCACCATGGAGCAGGTGGTCGAAAACGTCAAGGCCGCCGGGGAGGTGCTGCCGGATTCCCTCAGCCAGGAAGAGCTGGCCGCCATCGAGCGGGTCAAGAGGATCTTCAACGAACGGGTCAAAGTGCAATGCACCGCCTGCGGCTACTGTATGCCTTGCCCGGTCGGGATCAATATTCCGGGCTGTTTTTCATTCTACAACGACCATTGGGTATTTGACGGCAACCCGCAGATCAAAGCGATGTACCAGCGCCAGTCCACTCTCACCAAGGCGGCGCCCGCCTCCAAGTGCGTGGCATGCGGCCGCTGTGAGAGCCACTGCCCGCAAGGCATCGCCATCCGCGACGAACTGAAACGG carries:
- the mrdA gene encoding penicillin-binding protein 2, whose product is MEYGALKNFESKFKYLSRLVLIVFAVLLIRLWQLQIMEGSAIMVKSRQNQTRVVRINAPRGMIYDRKGKILATSQFSHHVSVVPEDIEDKPEELALLCKILKLTPAELRTKLQPNPKYPRSDYQYVPIMKNLDPDTVIRLKEAQLNLAGVEVDEVPIRFYPYRELGCHLFGYTREIDLQELLQLRDKGYHPGDPIGKTGLERTYEDFLRGSGGGKIYEADIHGRPLRLLENREPVPGYDLHLTIDLKLQAAAEKALDAQLAWLQKYTQWKNAKSGAVLALDPRNGDILAMVSKPGFDPNWFSGVMSREVADSIYQNPLHPLTNRTIQGEFAPGSTFKPLTVLSALMEHKVTLDDQFYCNGFDPVYGQNFKCWTVTNRFGPKAHFRENVIDGLKNSCNIVMGELSSRVGPEILAKYSRAFGLGKPTGLQLYPGEASGLVPDPEWKRKHTREKTWFDIETKMFGIGQTYLTVTPLQLAQVYAALANRGKLYRPRLVSKITSAAGRPVAKFAPQVVQDLKLPPDVQAIIQEGLMEVIGDGGTAASAFRGFPIERYPIAGKTGTAQKPPYDNSGVFACYAPARRPRIVIVVFVEQGGSGSGGAAPIARKILEAYFHLDKPLRRPLSAPPRSRVPQPDSAVNGVSVPEPLPGSATPPAESLPAGNEPHAGTAVPSESRPQTESPQPAVPAGDSPGF
- a CDS encoding aldo/keto reductase, translated to MLYRKFGKTGETVSALGFGCMRLPIRDDDPSHIDEAEAIRMIRYAIDAGVNYVDTAYPYHGTGFTHGGSSEPLVAKALKDGYRERVKLATKLPSWLIQSRADMDQYLDEQLERLETDHIDFYLVHSLNVSSWATVKQFGIAEFLDQALRDGRIKYAGFSFHDRLPLFKEIVDAYDWSFCQIQYNYLDENYQAGTEGLEYAAQRGLGMVIMEPLRGGKIVNLPQAARDVLERTGSGRTPAEWGLRWVWNSPEVSVVLSGMTTMEQVVENVKAAGEVLPDSLSQEELAAIERVKRIFNERVKVQCTACGYCMPCPVGINIPGCFSFYNDHWVFDGNPQIKAMYQRQSTLTKAAPASKCVACGRCESHCPQGIAIRDELKRVTELFA